GAGCCCGTACTGCTGCTGGAACGCGAAGGACGACTGCGCGACGTAGCCGAAGATCGCCGACATCGACATGCCCGCCACGAGCACCAGGCCGATGAGGGCCGGGTCGCGCAGCAGGCCGACGTAGCCGCGCAGCGCGGGCACCAGGCGGAAGCGGCGGCGCTGGCGGGCCGGCACGGTCTCGGGCAGCAGCACGCCAACGGCCACGGCGAGGGAGGCCGAGAGGACGGCGAGCGCCACGAACAGCCCGCGCCAGTGGAACAGCTCCAGCAGCACCCCGCCGATGGACGGCGCGAACAGCGGCGAGACGCCCACGATCACCATGAGCCGGGCCTGCAGGCGAGCAGCGCCCCGTCCCTCGAACTTGTCGCGGACCACGGCCAGCGCGATGACGGAGGCCGCCGAGGTGCCCAGGCCCTGCAGCACGCGCAGCACGGAGAGGACCTCGATGGAGGGGGCCAGCGCGCACAGCAGCGAGGCGACGACGTGCACGCCCAGCCCCACCAGCAGCGGCCTGCGGCGGCCGACGGCGTCGGACAGCGGTCCGACCAGCAGCATGCCGAGCGCGACGCCGACCATGGTCCCGGTCAGCGTGAGCTGCACCTGCGAGGCGGAGGCGCCCAGCTCGGACTCGAGGGCGGGGAAGGCCGGCAGGTACAGGTCGATGGTGAAGGCGCCCAGCGCCGCGAGGCTGCCGAGGAGCACCACCCAGGCCGCGCGGCGGCGCAACGGGAGGGCGGTGAAGTCGCGCTCGCGAGGCACGGGAGCGGGGGCGGGGCGGAGGGTGGCGGGCGTGGGCGCGGCAGAGGTCGACACGGGAGTCGGCACGGTCCTCGTCGGACGTCGGGGTGGGAGGGGGAGGTTGCTCGTGACAACCAG
This portion of the Quadrisphaera setariae genome encodes:
- a CDS encoding multidrug effflux MFS transporter, producing MSTSAAPTPATLRPAPAPVPRERDFTALPLRRRAAWVVLLGSLAALGAFTIDLYLPAFPALESELGASASQVQLTLTGTMVGVALGMLLVGPLSDAVGRRRPLLVGLGVHVVASLLCALAPSIEVLSVLRVLQGLGTSAASVIALAVVRDKFEGRGAARLQARLMVIVGVSPLFAPSIGGVLLELFHWRGLFVALAVLSASLAVAVGVLLPETVPARQRRRFRLVPALRGYVGLLRDPALIGLVLVAGMSMSAIFGYVAQSSFAFQQQYGLSAAAFGLVFATGGGMLVLGTQVNGSLVHRFSSQGLLVTGLSAGAVSGLLLVAGATTGAGGLLGLLVPLWLTMFSIGLVMPNSPVLALERHATAAGATAALLGASQHGVAAAAAPLGGSLPFAPATSMAVIMSGALLVALVVYLVFTRRTLARPPVLHGEEARLAAAAEAERVRQLEAEAARLAAAGRNEEHGDERRAAGKGAQAQPAGAACSPCTDC